A section of the Microbacterium sp. MM2322 genome encodes:
- a CDS encoding methyltransferase, translated as MSDSRHPDPSTVAALRADLSAAGYTAGAVRAAWGALADDAIGRGMLAPARRALAGRTDALAVLSRTLFLGDGASRADLDAALPSAGVAGLAELGLVRIDGDTATPTVLVRPQDYTDAAGSGHWWIVSDLDEAALGGALPTGHVLGVGGASLTLAGLQLDTPAERVLDLGTGCGIQALRARRSAPRVVATDVSERALDLTVLNAALNGIDGIEVRHGSLFEPIAGEEFDRVVSNPPFVITPRVAGVPEYEYRDAGFAGDDLVAAFVSGVGDVLAPGGTAQLLGNWEYRGDRDGLDRVREWVAASAQPLDAWIVERERLDPLAYAELWVRDGGTTPGSPDYARLIDAWLADFDARGVTAVGFGYLLLRRTPIGMPPLARYEQISQPVGGTLGTHLATALAAWDRLGLLDDDALAEVTVVVGSDVTEARHHRPGAEEPSVIELHQGGGFSRVLNVDPALAALVGACDGDLPLGVLIDAIADLLEVDAGALRADLFPRVRELVFTGFLRLG; from the coding sequence GTGAGCGACTCCCGGCATCCCGACCCGTCAACCGTTGCCGCGCTCCGCGCCGACCTGTCCGCGGCGGGCTACACCGCCGGTGCCGTGCGCGCCGCGTGGGGGGCGCTGGCGGACGACGCGATCGGTCGCGGAATGCTCGCGCCCGCCCGTCGTGCGCTCGCCGGACGGACCGATGCACTCGCGGTGCTGAGCCGCACGCTGTTCCTCGGCGACGGGGCTTCGCGCGCCGATCTGGACGCGGCGCTCCCGTCCGCAGGCGTGGCCGGACTCGCGGAACTCGGGCTCGTGCGCATCGACGGCGACACGGCCACGCCGACGGTCCTCGTGCGGCCGCAGGACTACACGGATGCTGCCGGCTCGGGTCACTGGTGGATCGTGAGCGACCTCGACGAGGCGGCTCTCGGCGGCGCGCTCCCCACCGGACACGTCCTGGGAGTCGGCGGTGCCTCCCTCACCCTCGCGGGTCTGCAGCTCGACACCCCGGCGGAGCGCGTGCTCGACCTCGGGACGGGATGCGGCATCCAAGCCCTGCGTGCGCGGCGGAGCGCTCCCCGCGTCGTCGCGACGGACGTGTCGGAGCGCGCCCTGGACCTCACCGTGCTGAACGCCGCCCTGAACGGGATCGACGGGATCGAGGTGCGCCACGGCAGCCTGTTCGAGCCGATTGCGGGCGAGGAGTTCGACCGTGTCGTCTCCAACCCGCCGTTCGTCATCACGCCGCGCGTCGCCGGCGTTCCCGAGTACGAGTACCGCGACGCGGGCTTCGCGGGCGACGACCTCGTCGCGGCGTTCGTCTCGGGGGTGGGCGACGTGCTGGCCCCCGGCGGGACCGCGCAGCTGCTCGGGAACTGGGAGTACCGCGGCGACCGGGACGGTCTCGACCGCGTCCGCGAGTGGGTCGCGGCATCCGCTCAGCCCCTCGACGCGTGGATCGTGGAACGCGAGCGGCTCGACCCGCTCGCCTACGCGGAGCTGTGGGTGCGCGACGGCGGCACGACCCCCGGGAGCCCCGACTACGCACGGCTCATCGACGCGTGGCTGGCCGACTTCGACGCGCGCGGCGTCACCGCCGTCGGGTTCGGGTACCTGCTGCTGCGCCGCACGCCGATCGGGATGCCGCCCCTCGCCCGCTACGAGCAGATCTCCCAGCCGGTGGGCGGCACCCTCGGCACGCACCTCGCCACGGCGCTCGCCGCATGGGACCGACTCGGGCTGCTCGACGACGACGCGCTCGCCGAGGTGACCGTCGTCGTGGGCTCGGATGTCACCGAGGCGCGCCACCACCGGCCGGGCGCCGAGGAGCCCTCGGTGATCGAGCTGCACCAGGGCGGCGGTTTCAGTCGCGTGCTCAACGTCGACCCGGCGCTCGCCGCCCTCGTCGGGGCGTGCGACGGCGACCTGCCGCTCGGCGTGCTCATCGACGCGATCGCCGATCTGCTCGAGGTCGACGCGGGCGCGCTCCGCGCCGACCTGTTCCCGCGCGTCCGCGAACTCGTGTTCACCGGGTTCTTGCGCCTCGGCTGA
- a CDS encoding DUF6049 family protein, with amino-acid sequence MDRTGIDLFMTFISPDPGRRPPRRPRWLRAATAAGAAIALAAPAPAAFAAVDDAGDGGAATVALAPANDGVLSASAPLTLTMSADNPAGDALAAGEATFELGTRALSTRASLDSWLDSGAGAVPFDSVGTIDVPQIAAEQSASVSVSVAPDDAVIEDLEPGVYPARVAYETGEQTVRARTVIVVPRSGEPAQRVGVVVPVTAGPQSTGALGADALRELTADGGALREQLDAVSGTDAILAVDPAITASIRALGKSAPADALAWLDELMALPNDRFALQYGDADIAAQIGAGEASPARVPSYAAYLDAVNFEATPADTDATPAPTPTPDQVDLPTLGELFDVGADRDAVYWPATGTAGAETATALGAVTGTDDAPVTLLPSSVVRSDAGAHATAGGADLLVYNEDFSALLADASTTGDATERGSALAEYTARAALTTPGGPLLVTVDRASGRSEAALRDAIRAATALPGWTTTDLSGLLAADAAPVQLTSVAPDADRVAMIAEFRDARAGLSRIAGVLDDPSLLTSSERATELQLLGNAWLDDRDGWDAAVQTQRERIATWTDGVALVPGGPITLAGSSAPLVFTVRNDLPWPARVDLLASPGDARLVIESTTEVEIGAQQTSRVAIPVSALVGSGESSVDLQLRTSAGVEIGPTETIKVSVRAEWESVALVILSVLVSALLVFGVVRTIRRRRRMPVDA; translated from the coding sequence ATGGATCGCACGGGAATCGACCTCTTCATGACCTTCATCTCGCCTGATCCGGGCCGACGTCCGCCGCGCCGACCCCGTTGGCTGCGTGCGGCGACGGCCGCGGGCGCGGCCATCGCCCTGGCCGCACCGGCGCCGGCCGCCTTCGCCGCGGTCGACGACGCGGGTGACGGCGGGGCGGCCACCGTCGCTCTCGCGCCTGCGAACGACGGTGTGCTCTCGGCATCCGCCCCGCTCACCCTGACGATGTCCGCCGACAACCCCGCCGGCGATGCCCTCGCGGCGGGAGAGGCGACGTTCGAGCTCGGGACGCGCGCCCTCTCGACGCGCGCATCGCTCGACTCCTGGCTCGACAGTGGCGCGGGGGCCGTGCCGTTCGACTCGGTCGGCACGATCGACGTTCCCCAGATCGCGGCGGAGCAGTCGGCATCCGTGTCGGTCTCGGTCGCCCCCGACGATGCGGTGATCGAAGACCTGGAACCCGGCGTCTATCCCGCGCGGGTCGCGTACGAGACCGGCGAGCAGACCGTTCGCGCCCGGACGGTCATCGTGGTGCCACGGTCCGGTGAGCCCGCTCAGCGCGTCGGAGTCGTCGTTCCCGTTACGGCAGGCCCTCAGTCGACCGGCGCCCTCGGGGCGGATGCGCTCCGAGAGCTGACCGCCGACGGCGGCGCGCTCCGCGAGCAGCTCGACGCGGTGAGCGGCACTGATGCGATCCTCGCGGTCGACCCGGCGATCACAGCCTCGATCCGAGCCCTCGGCAAGTCCGCCCCCGCCGACGCCCTCGCGTGGCTCGATGAGCTGATGGCCCTGCCCAACGATCGTTTCGCGCTGCAGTACGGCGATGCCGACATCGCCGCGCAGATCGGTGCGGGCGAGGCATCTCCTGCCCGTGTGCCGTCGTACGCGGCCTACCTCGACGCCGTGAACTTCGAGGCGACGCCGGCGGACACCGACGCGACCCCCGCGCCCACTCCCACGCCCGACCAGGTGGACCTGCCCACGTTGGGCGAGCTGTTCGATGTCGGCGCCGACCGCGACGCCGTGTACTGGCCCGCGACGGGCACCGCCGGCGCCGAGACCGCGACCGCTCTCGGCGCGGTGACCGGCACCGACGATGCTCCCGTCACCCTGCTGCCGAGTTCGGTGGTGCGATCGGATGCCGGAGCCCACGCGACCGCCGGCGGGGCGGATCTGCTCGTCTACAACGAGGACTTCTCGGCTCTCCTCGCCGACGCGTCGACCACCGGTGACGCGACCGAACGGGGCAGCGCTCTCGCGGAGTACACGGCGCGTGCCGCGCTGACGACGCCCGGCGGCCCCCTCCTCGTCACCGTGGACCGAGCGAGCGGCCGCTCCGAGGCCGCCCTGCGCGACGCGATTCGCGCGGCGACGGCGCTTCCCGGGTGGACGACCACCGATCTGAGCGGCCTGCTCGCGGCCGATGCTGCTCCCGTCCAGCTCACCTCGGTGGCGCCGGATGCCGACCGCGTCGCGATGATCGCGGAGTTCCGCGACGCGCGGGCCGGACTCTCCCGCATCGCCGGGGTCCTCGACGACCCGTCGCTTCTCACCTCATCCGAGCGCGCCACGGAACTGCAATTGCTCGGCAACGCCTGGCTCGACGACCGCGACGGGTGGGATGCCGCGGTTCAGACGCAACGCGAGCGCATCGCCACCTGGACCGACGGTGTCGCGCTTGTCCCCGGGGGACCGATCACTCTGGCGGGTTCGTCGGCTCCCCTGGTCTTCACGGTCCGCAACGACCTCCCCTGGCCCGCGCGCGTGGATCTGCTCGCCTCACCGGGCGATGCGCGCCTCGTGATCGAGTCGACCACCGAGGTCGAGATCGGCGCCCAGCAGACGAGTCGCGTCGCCATCCCCGTCTCCGCGCTCGTCGGCAGCGGGGAATCCTCCGT